The following are from one region of the Chitinophagales bacterium genome:
- the rpoB gene encoding DNA-directed RNA polymerase subunit beta, with amino-acid sequence MTKSPSVPERINFGKISKGIEYPDLLDIQLQSFRDFFQLDTTPENRQNEGLFKVFMENFPITDARNIFILEFLDYFVDPPRYSIEECLDRGLTYSVPLKAKLKLSCNDPEHEDFETIVQDVFLGNIPYMTPKGTFVINGAERIVVSQLHRSPGVFFGQSFHPNGTKIYSARVIPFKGAWMEFATDINNVMYAYIDRKKKFPVTTLLRAIGYDTDRDILQLFGLSDEVEVNQKNLRKLIGRRLAARVLRSWVEDFVDEDTGEVVSIERNEVILERDTVLDEENIAQIQEVGVTSVIIQREDVSGDYSIIYNTLQKDTSNSELEAVQHIYRQLRGTDPPDEETARGIIDKLFFSDKRYDLGEVGRYKINKKLKLDVDISVRVLTKQDIIEIVKYLVQLCNGKAEIDDIDHLSNRRVRTVGEQLYAQFGVGLARMARTIRERMNVRDNEVFTPIDLINARTLSSVINSFFGTSQLSQFLDQTNPLAEITHKRRISALGPGGLSRERAGFEVRDVHYSHYGRLCTIETPEGPNIGLISTLCVHAKINKMGFIETPYRKVEKGKVKVEERPVYLSAEEEDDKVIAQSNAPIDEKGKFLNDRVKCRKEGDFPILPPDNVEYMDIAPNQIVGISASLIPFLEHDDANRALMGSNMQRQAVPLLRPEAPIVGTGFEKLVAEDSRILLTAEANGVVDYVDANEIIISYDFSDEDQLVSFDSNKKSYSLTKFRKTNQNTCINLKPIVRKGERVKKGQILCEGFATQNGELALGRNLMVAFMPWKGYNFEDAIVVSERLVTEDVFTSIVIESYELQVRDTKLGEEELTSDIPNVSEEATKDLDQNGIIRVGATVKEGDILIGKITPKGESDPTPEEKLLRAIFGDKAGDVKDASLKVPPSVEGVVIDTKLFSRTKKDKNYKAREKAALEKLDKEHAKALEELKDILVKKLLVLLQGMTSNGVYSTFKEELIPKGTKFSQKVLSAVEYDNIDPNNWTSDSRTNRLVKTLLHNYKLKVNEETGRYKREKFNISIGDELPSGVLKLAKVYLAKKRKLKVGDKLAGRHGNKGIVAKIVRVEDMPFLEDGTPVDIVLNPLGVPSRMNLGQIYETVLGWAGKKLGVKYATPIFDGATAEEINKEIEKAGLPALGQTYLYDGETGERFHQKATVGVIYMLKLSHMVDDKMHARSIGPYSLITQQPLGGKAQFGGQRLGEMEVWALEAYGASNILQELLTVKSDDIVGRAKAYEAIVKGDNLPRPGVPESFNVLVHELRGLSLELDFI; translated from the coding sequence ATGACAAAAAGCCCATCCGTACCGGAACGCATTAACTTTGGAAAAATCTCTAAAGGCATAGAATATCCTGACCTATTGGACATACAACTGCAATCTTTCAGAGATTTTTTTCAGCTTGATACCACTCCGGAAAACCGCCAAAACGAGGGCCTCTTTAAGGTTTTCATGGAGAATTTCCCCATTACTGACGCCAGAAATATTTTTATCCTGGAATTTCTGGACTACTTCGTGGATCCTCCTCGCTACTCCATTGAAGAATGTCTTGATCGGGGGCTGACTTATAGCGTTCCGCTGAAAGCCAAACTCAAACTCTCCTGTAACGACCCCGAACACGAAGATTTTGAAACCATCGTCCAAGATGTGTTCCTGGGCAACATTCCCTACATGACTCCCAAAGGCACCTTTGTCATCAATGGTGCCGAACGCATTGTCGTATCCCAGCTGCACCGCTCCCCGGGCGTTTTCTTCGGTCAAAGTTTCCACCCCAACGGCACCAAGATCTACTCTGCACGAGTCATCCCCTTCAAAGGAGCATGGATGGAATTTGCTACAGATATCAACAACGTCATGTACGCCTACATTGACCGGAAAAAGAAATTCCCGGTCACCACGCTGCTGCGGGCCATTGGCTATGATACTGACCGCGACATACTTCAGCTGTTTGGCCTGTCCGATGAAGTGGAAGTCAATCAGAAAAACCTTAGAAAACTGATAGGCAGACGTCTTGCAGCCCGCGTATTGAGAAGCTGGGTAGAAGATTTTGTGGATGAGGATACCGGAGAAGTAGTTTCTATTGAGCGAAACGAAGTTATCCTAGAACGCGATACTGTATTGGACGAAGAAAATATCGCCCAAATTCAGGAAGTAGGCGTTACTTCCGTCATTATCCAGCGAGAAGACGTCAGTGGAGATTATTCTATCATTTATAATACCCTGCAAAAAGATACTTCTAACTCCGAATTGGAAGCTGTGCAGCATATCTATCGTCAACTGCGCGGCACTGATCCTCCTGACGAGGAAACTGCCCGCGGCATTATTGACAAACTTTTCTTCTCCGACAAACGCTATGACCTCGGTGAAGTAGGGCGCTACAAAATCAACAAAAAGCTCAAGCTGGATGTTGACATCTCCGTCCGCGTGCTTACCAAGCAGGACATCATTGAAATCGTCAAATATCTTGTACAGCTCTGCAACGGAAAAGCCGAAATTGATGACATTGACCATCTGAGCAACAGGCGTGTAAGAACCGTAGGCGAACAACTTTATGCGCAATTTGGCGTGGGGCTGGCCCGCATGGCCAGAACCATCCGTGAGCGCATGAACGTACGCGATAATGAAGTCTTCACACCCATTGACCTTATCAATGCCCGCACCCTTTCTTCAGTAATCAACTCCTTCTTCGGTACCAGCCAGCTATCCCAGTTTCTGGACCAAACCAACCCGCTGGCTGAAATTACCCATAAAAGAAGAATATCGGCATTAGGACCCGGAGGACTATCCCGCGAAAGAGCAGGCTTTGAAGTCCGTGACGTACACTATTCACACTACGGTCGCCTCTGCACCATTGAAACCCCGGAAGGCCCCAACATTGGCCTCATTTCCACCCTGTGTGTGCATGCAAAGATTAATAAAATGGGTTTCATAGAAACCCCTTATCGTAAAGTAGAAAAAGGAAAGGTCAAAGTAGAGGAAAGACCTGTTTATCTGTCCGCTGAAGAAGAAGATGACAAGGTAATTGCACAGTCCAATGCCCCCATTGATGAAAAAGGCAAATTTCTCAATGACCGGGTGAAATGCCGCAAAGAAGGCGACTTCCCCATATTGCCTCCCGACAATGTGGAGTATATGGATATTGCCCCCAACCAGATTGTGGGCATTTCGGCATCGCTGATCCCCTTTCTGGAACATGACGATGCCAATCGCGCCCTGATGGGTTCCAACATGCAGCGGCAGGCTGTCCCCCTTTTGCGTCCGGAAGCGCCCATTGTCGGAACGGGATTTGAAAAACTGGTGGCTGAAGATTCCCGCATACTGCTTACTGCTGAAGCCAATGGTGTTGTGGACTATGTGGATGCAAATGAAATCATCATCAGCTATGATTTCAGCGATGAAGATCAGCTGGTCTCCTTTGACAGCAACAAAAAGAGCTACTCCCTTACCAAGTTCCGAAAAACCAATCAAAACACCTGCATCAACCTCAAACCCATCGTCAGAAAAGGTGAGCGGGTGAAAAAGGGGCAGATTCTGTGTGAAGGCTTTGCCACACAAAACGGTGAGCTTGCCCTCGGCAGAAACCTCATGGTGGCCTTCATGCCTTGGAAAGGATACAACTTTGAAGATGCTATCGTAGTCTCCGAACGCCTCGTTACCGAAGACGTATTCACCTCCATTGTCATTGAATCGTATGAACTTCAGGTAAGAGATACCAAGCTGGGAGAAGAAGAGCTGACCTCCGATATTCCCAACGTGAGTGAAGAAGCCACCAAAGACTTGGATCAAAACGGCATCATCCGTGTAGGAGCTACGGTCAAGGAAGGGGATATTCTTATCGGAAAGATTACCCCGAAAGGCGAATCAGACCCCACGCCTGAAGAGAAACTCCTGCGGGCCATCTTTGGCGATAAGGCCGGTGACGTGAAAGATGCTTCTCTGAAAGTGCCCCCTTCGGTTGAGGGAGTAGTAATTGATACCAAACTATTCTCCCGTACCAAAAAAGACAAAAACTACAAAGCTCGCGAAAAAGCGGCCCTTGAAAAGCTGGATAAAGAACATGCAAAAGCATTGGAAGAACTTAAAGACATTCTGGTTAAGAAACTCCTGGTGCTGCTGCAGGGAATGACCTCCAACGGGGTTTACAGCACCTTCAAAGAAGAACTCATCCCCAAAGGCACCAAGTTCTCCCAGAAAGTGCTCTCTGCAGTAGAGTATGACAACATTGACCCCAACAATTGGACCTCAGATAGCAGAACCAACAGGCTGGTAAAAACGCTTCTGCATAACTACAAACTCAAAGTCAACGAGGAAACCGGAAGGTATAAACGTGAAAAATTCAATATCAGCATCGGAGATGAGTTGCCCTCTGGCGTGCTGAAGCTGGCAAAAGTATACCTGGCTAAAAAACGCAAACTCAAAGTAGGCGATAAGCTGGCCGGTCGCCACGGTAATAAAGGCATTGTAGCTAAAATCGTAAGAGTGGAAGACATGCCGTTTCTGGAAGACGGCACCCCGGTGGACATTGTGCTCAACCCCCTCGGTGTACCTTCCCGAATGAATCTCGGTCAGATTTATGAAACCGTGCTGGGATGGGCAGGCAAAAAACTGGGAGTGAAATATGCCACCCCCATCTTTGACGGGGCTACAGCAGAAGAAATTAACAAGGAGATTGAAAAAGCCGGCCTCCCAGCGCTGGGCCAAACCTATCTCTATGACGGAGAAACCGGTGAGCGTTTCCACCAGAAAGCAACTGTAGGAGTCATTTATATGCTTAAACTGTCGCATATGGTGGATGATAAAATGCACGCACGCTCCATCGGTCCCTACTCCCTCATTACCCAGCAACCCTTGGGAGGTAAAGCCCAGTTTGGTGGTCAGCGTCTGGGTGAAATGGAAGTATGGGCACTGGAAGCCTATGGCGCCTCCAACATCCTCCAGGAACTGCTCACCGTCAAGTCAGATGATATTGTCGGACGGGCAAAAGCCTATGAGGCTATTGTCAAAGGAGATAACCTCCCGCGCCCCGGTGTTCCGGAATCATTCAATGTGCTGGTGCATGAGTTGCGTGGACTAAGCCTGGAACTGGATTTCATCTGA
- the rplL gene encoding 50S ribosomal protein L7/L12: MADLKAFAEQLVGLSVKEVNELAKILKEEYGIEPAAAGAVVVAGGAAGGGAAAPAAEAKTTFDVILKNAGGQKLNVVKLVKELTGLGLKEAKDLVDGAPKPVKEGVSKEEAESIKAKLTEAGAEVEVK, encoded by the coding sequence ATGGCTGATTTAAAAGCATTTGCAGAACAACTCGTTGGCTTATCCGTGAAGGAAGTTAATGAACTGGCAAAAATACTTAAGGAAGAATATGGCATTGAGCCGGCTGCTGCCGGAGCTGTGGTCGTTGCCGGAGGCGCGGCAGGAGGCGGAGCTGCTGCACCTGCTGCGGAGGCAAAAACCACCTTCGATGTGATTCTTAAAAATGCCGGAGGGCAAAAACTCAATGTCGTAAAACTGGTTAAAGAACTCACCGGGCTCGGATTGAAAGAGGCAAAAGACCTCGTAGATGGTGCTCCCAAACCGGTCAAAGAGGGCGTATCCAAAGAAGAAGCGGAATCCATCAAAGCAAAGCTCACCGAAGCCGGTGCTGAGGTGGAAGTGAAGTAA
- the rplJ gene encoding 50S ribosomal protein L10, which produces MNREEKQQIIEELKKKFSESPNFYVADTSGLTVGEINALRRLCYESRVEMRVAKNTLIYKALEVINKQNELEQVLKGQSTLFFTEVSNSPAKIIKKFREKHDKPILKAACIDSEIYTGDEQLEVLANLKSKSELIGEVIGLLQSPARNVLAALLSGKDKLAGILKTLSEKEENNPN; this is translated from the coding sequence ATGAACAGAGAGGAAAAACAGCAGATTATAGAAGAGTTAAAAAAGAAATTTTCCGAGTCACCCAACTTTTATGTGGCCGACACCTCCGGACTTACCGTGGGTGAAATAAATGCCCTCAGACGTCTCTGCTATGAAAGCAGGGTAGAAATGCGCGTAGCAAAGAACACTCTTATCTATAAAGCCCTGGAGGTCATCAATAAGCAAAATGAACTGGAACAGGTCCTCAAGGGACAATCCACCTTATTTTTTACCGAGGTTTCCAATAGTCCGGCAAAAATCATCAAAAAGTTCAGAGAAAAGCATGACAAACCTATCCTGAAAGCGGCCTGTATTGATTCGGAAATTTATACCGGTGATGAACAACTGGAGGTACTAGCCAATCTGAAATCAAAGTCAGAACTCATAGGAGAAGTTATCGGCCTTTTGCAATCACCCGCCCGCAACGTGCTGGCTGCTCTCCTGAGCGGAAAAGATAAACTGGCAGGTATTCTCAAAACCCTTTCAGAAAAGGAAGAAAATAACCCTAATTGA
- the rplA gene encoding 50S ribosomal protein L1, with product MKLTKYRKRIQGKVDRTKLYNLEEASALLKELIHTRFDPSVDLHVRLGIDPKKADQSIRGTVTLPHGTGKQKRVLVLCTPDQEEEAKQAGADYVGLDEYIDKISKGWLDFDVVIATPEVMPKIARLGRVLGPRNLMPNPKSGTVTTKVADTVKEVKKGKISFKVDKQGIIHASIGRGSFTPQQISDNAREVIHAIAKMKPASAKGQYFKSITLASTMSPGIKIDTRAVA from the coding sequence GTGAAACTAACAAAATACAGAAAACGCATTCAGGGAAAGGTGGACAGAACCAAGCTCTATAACTTAGAAGAAGCTTCCGCTTTGCTCAAAGAACTCATACACACACGCTTTGATCCTTCAGTAGACCTGCATGTGCGTTTGGGTATTGACCCCAAAAAAGCAGACCAGTCCATCCGCGGCACTGTCACCCTGCCGCATGGAACCGGTAAACAAAAAAGAGTACTGGTGCTTTGCACCCCCGATCAGGAAGAAGAAGCCAAACAGGCCGGAGCCGATTACGTTGGCTTGGATGAATATATTGATAAGATATCCAAAGGATGGCTTGATTTTGATGTGGTGATTGCCACCCCGGAAGTAATGCCCAAAATAGCCCGTCTTGGTCGCGTTTTGGGTCCGCGCAATCTCATGCCCAACCCTAAATCCGGCACAGTAACAACTAAAGTTGCCGACACCGTAAAGGAAGTAAAAAAGGGAAAGATATCTTTCAAAGTAGATAAGCAAGGCATTATCCATGCCTCCATCGGCAGAGGATCGTTTACCCCTCAGCAGATAAGCGATAATGCCAGAGAAGTCATTCATGCCATTGCAAAAATGAAACCCGCTTCCGCCAAAGGACAATATTTCAAAAGCATTACCCTGGCAAGCACAATGAGCCCGGGAATAAAAATTGATACCAGAGCCGTAGCATAA
- the rplK gene encoding 50S ribosomal protein L11 has product MAKVAEGYIKLQIKGGQANPAPPVGPALGSKGVNIMEFCKQFNARTQDKQGKVLPVVITVYNDKSFDFVIKTPPAAVLLMEAAKIQKGSPQSNRVKVGSVTWDQIKAIAEEKMPDLNAFKLESAMKMIAGTARSIGLTITGTPPWENNS; this is encoded by the coding sequence ATGGCAAAAGTTGCTGAAGGCTACATCAAATTACAGATAAAGGGTGGGCAGGCCAACCCTGCTCCTCCGGTAGGGCCGGCTTTGGGCTCCAAAGGTGTTAACATCATGGAGTTCTGTAAGCAATTTAATGCCCGCACCCAGGATAAGCAGGGGAAGGTGTTGCCTGTGGTAATTACTGTTTACAATGACAAGTCATTTGATTTTGTCATTAAAACCCCGCCCGCTGCGGTGTTGCTCATGGAGGCAGCAAAAATTCAAAAAGGCTCCCCGCAGTCAAATCGTGTCAAAGTGGGCAGTGTAACCTGGGACCAAATCAAAGCCATAGCAGAAGAAAAAATGCCCGACCTTAATGCCTTTAAACTGGAATCGGCCATGAAAATGATTGCCGGCACAGCCCGCAGCATCGGGTTGACTATTACCGGCACACCACCTTGGGAAAACAATTCTTAA
- the nusG gene encoding transcription termination/antitermination protein NusG, which translates to MGDDAKTATTQETQWFALKVLAGKERKVKEYVENEVKRSGWGHIVKQVLIPMEKVYKIVKGKKVIKERNFFPGYVLVEVVKGGLTPEMVQALQNITGVMHFIERDKPVPLRKTEVNRILGKVDEMQETGESIQEPFIIDETVRIIDGPFNDFLGTVEEINEEKKKLKVIVKIFGRRTPVELNFMQVEKIS; encoded by the coding sequence ATGGGGGATGATGCAAAAACTGCAACTACTCAGGAAACCCAGTGGTTTGCACTAAAGGTCCTGGCCGGCAAAGAACGCAAAGTAAAAGAGTACGTGGAAAATGAAGTAAAGCGTTCCGGCTGGGGTCATATCGTCAAACAGGTGCTCATCCCCATGGAAAAGGTATATAAAATTGTAAAAGGCAAAAAGGTCATTAAGGAAAGAAACTTTTTCCCCGGATATGTCCTAGTGGAGGTAGTCAAAGGCGGTCTTACGCCTGAAATGGTGCAGGCACTACAGAATATTACCGGTGTGATGCATTTTATAGAAAGAGACAAACCCGTGCCTTTGCGTAAAACAGAAGTAAACCGTATCCTCGGTAAAGTGGACGAAATGCAGGAAACCGGAGAAAGTATTCAGGAGCCGTTTATCATTGACGAAACCGTGCGCATTATTGACGGCCCCTTTAATGACTTTTTGGGTACAGTGGAAGAAATCAATGAAGAAAAGAAAAAACTCAAAGTTATTGTGAAGATCTTCGGGCGCAGAACACCCGTTGAGCTCAATTTTATGCAGGTAGAAAAAATTTCATAA
- the tuf gene encoding elongation factor Tu → MAKEKFEKTKPHVNIGTIGHVDHGKTTLTAAITQILAQKGLAEGRTYDSIDSAPEEKERGITINTAHVEYQTEKRHYAHVDCPGHADYIKNMVTGAAQMDGAILVVAATDGPMPQTREHILLARQVGVPQIVVYMNKVDLVDDPELLDLVEMEIRELLTFYQFDGANIPVIRGSALKALQGDPEGVKSVEELMKAVDETIPVPPRPVDKPFLMPVEDVFSITGRGTVATGRIERGVIKTGDPVEIIGLSYEKLTSTCTGVEMFRKILDAGEAGDNVGILLRGIEKDQIRRGMVICAPGSITPHTEFKCEVYILSKEEGGRHTPFFNNYRPQFYLRTTDCTGEIKLPDGVEMVMPGDNVTLTVKLIYPVALEKGLRFAIREGGRTVGAGQVTEIIK, encoded by the coding sequence ATGGCAAAAGAAAAATTTGAGAAAACCAAACCTCACGTAAACATTGGTACAATCGGGCACGTTGATCATGGTAAAACCACTCTGACAGCAGCCATCACCCAAATTCTGGCTCAAAAAGGCCTGGCTGAAGGCAGAACCTACGATTCCATCGACTCCGCACCGGAAGAAAAAGAAAGAGGTATAACCATCAACACCGCCCACGTGGAATACCAAACTGAAAAAAGACACTATGCCCATGTGGACTGCCCCGGTCATGCTGACTATATCAAAAACATGGTTACAGGTGCAGCCCAGATGGATGGCGCTATTCTCGTGGTGGCAGCTACGGACGGGCCCATGCCCCAGACGCGTGAACACATTCTCCTTGCCCGCCAGGTAGGCGTGCCGCAAATTGTGGTCTATATGAATAAAGTAGACCTCGTAGACGATCCTGAACTGCTGGACCTGGTAGAAATGGAAATCAGAGAGCTTCTTACCTTCTACCAATTTGATGGCGCCAACATTCCGGTTATACGTGGCTCAGCCCTGAAAGCACTCCAGGGTGACCCCGAGGGAGTTAAGTCAGTAGAAGAGCTGATGAAAGCCGTAGACGAAACCATTCCGGTGCCGCCCCGTCCTGTTGACAAACCCTTCCTGATGCCGGTAGAAGACGTATTCTCCATCACCGGTCGCGGAACGGTTGCCACCGGAAGAATTGAAAGAGGTGTAATTAAAACCGGAGACCCCGTTGAAATCATCGGACTGTCATACGAAAAACTTACCTCTACCTGTACGGGAGTGGAAATGTTTAGAAAAATTCTGGATGCCGGTGAAGCCGGAGATAACGTAGGTATCCTCCTGCGCGGTATTGAAAAAGACCAGATCAGACGTGGAATGGTTATTTGTGCTCCGGGCAGCATTACTCCGCATACAGAGTTTAAATGCGAAGTGTATATCCTCAGCAAAGAAGAAGGCGGGCGCCATACCCCATTCTTCAATAACTATCGGCCGCAATTCTATCTGAGAACCACCGACTGCACAGGCGAAATCAAGCTCCCTGATGGAGTTGAAATGGTCATGCCGGGTGATAATGTAACCCTTACCGTTAAGCTCATCTATCCGGTTGCTCTGGAAAAGGGGCTGCGTTTCGCAATCCGTGAAGGCGGTAGAACCGTGGGCGCTGGTCAGGTTACTGAAATTATAAAGTAG
- the xerC gene encoding tyrosine recombinase XerC: MHLESFFRYLTHEKRYSAHTVMSYRKDLEQFSAYLQRTYDIEQPETVKHFHLRSWMVSLLDKGASPRTVNRKLSAVKSYYKFLLRTGKVTHDPSQKIIAPKISSRLPVYVEEQQMSRLLSDNAAREDFALQRDKLLLEILYSTGLRLSELINLKEADVNFKRKEIKVIGKGNKERIIPVSELLLDLIKAFMENKPPFACRDYLLVTDSGKKLYAKFVYRKVRCYLGQVTTLEKKSPHILRHTFATHLVNNGADLNAVKELLGHASLAATQVYTHNSIEQLKNIYKKAHPKA, translated from the coding sequence ATGCACCTTGAGAGTTTTTTTCGCTACCTGACCCATGAAAAAAGATATTCCGCCCATACGGTAATGTCTTACCGGAAAGATCTGGAGCAATTCTCCGCTTATCTCCAGAGAACATACGATATAGAGCAACCGGAAACGGTAAAGCACTTTCACCTGCGTTCCTGGATGGTAAGCCTGCTGGATAAAGGGGCCTCCCCGCGCACCGTAAATCGCAAGCTCTCGGCAGTGAAATCTTACTATAAGTTTCTCCTCCGCACCGGCAAGGTCACCCATGATCCTTCCCAGAAAATTATTGCCCCCAAAATATCATCCAGGCTGCCGGTTTATGTGGAGGAGCAACAAATGAGCCGTCTTTTGAGCGATAACGCTGCCAGAGAGGATTTTGCCCTTCAGCGCGATAAACTCTTGCTGGAAATACTATATTCCACAGGCCTTCGGCTCTCCGAACTGATAAACCTCAAAGAAGCGGATGTAAACTTCAAAAGAAAGGAAATAAAAGTAATAGGCAAAGGCAATAAAGAGCGTATTATACCGGTTAGTGAGCTGCTCCTTGACCTGATAAAGGCATTTATGGAAAACAAACCACCTTTTGCTTGCAGAGATTATCTGCTGGTGACCGATTCCGGAAAAAAGCTATATGCGAAATTTGTCTACCGCAAAGTACGCTGCTATCTGGGACAGGTTACAACACTGGAAAAAAAGAGTCCTCATATCTTGAGACATACCTTTGCTACGCATCTTGTAAACAATGGTGCCGACCTGAATGCAGTAAAAGAACTTCTCGGTCATGCCAGTTTAGCAGCTACCCAGGTTTACACCCACAATAGCATTGAACAATTGAAAAACATTTATAAGAAAGCACACCCTAAGGCATAA